ACCAATCTTCTCGCCCAAGGGAAGAATTAAACACCATATTCCATTCACTGGGATGTCTCACTAGTTTCATTAAAGAGTATGAGGCCATAGAGCTCAATGGAGACAGCAAGACACCTCAGTTTAATACAGATGAAATATGCCATGCTGCgcatatattatattcatCTGGAATTATGCTAGTCTATTGCAACGAAGTTTTGGATAAGTTGGGATTCACGTGGAGATACTATCCAGAATTTTCAATAAAAGCCATCGAAACTGCAAAAGATCTACTGCAGAATGATGAAACAAAGACTATTCACGAGAAGGGGAATATTCTTACCCTCTTACAGACTCTTGAAaaaggaattgaaagatCAGCGGATAAAGCTATCTTTCATGAGATGAAAATAGAAAGCTTCAAGCTCTCACTTTcaacattgaaaaagagTGGTTGTAAAATAACCAGTGTAGAACTAACATTTCAAGCTATCATAGATGGTTCTTACTTGAAAGCGCTCCAAACACATTCCAGTAATGGTGACGATGGATACTTCAAAACCGAACCAACAGATTTGACAAATTCACCAGTCATTAAAGCCCAATCGCAGTCATTAGACGAGGATTTGTACGTATCGGGACAAAGTTCAGTAAAGAAGTCAAGCGAACCACCTTCCACCTCATCTATAAACTCTATGAGGGATGAAATCGAAGAAGCAATAATTAATTTATCGACAAATCTCTcattgaacaaaaagagTCAAGATACTATGGTCAGTGCGCTATCAAACATACTAAGCTTTTTTAAGATATCCATGGAATTTAGGGCAAATACGGTACCATCAATGTGGAAATCTACGGTTCAAATGAGTATAGACGTCTtagatttattttcttATCTCAATAGCATCCCTAAATCTCTCGAACGTCTTAATGAACTAGGGTTTGTGATCCCCGAACAATATATTGATGACGATGAATTAGCAATCATTGGTCGAAACACCataaaggaagaagatttcgTAACTTACGATTCGGATAACGATGAAAACATAGATGATGTTATTCAAAATTACAATTCAAGAATGGATCAATCCTTGAGAATGACCAATATCTATAATGCGTCGGATGCTTCTTCCTTGAGAGATTTGCTAGAAGGTcttaaagaaattgaaacagAAGTAGAAGGTGAGGAAATGACTCCAAATGAACTTACAGTTAATCTATTAAAGCACCAGAGGCAAGGGCTACGCTGGTTACTATCTATGGAAAAGTCTTCCAAAAAAGGAGGTTTATTGGCTGATGATATGGGTTTAGGCAAAACGGTCCAAAGTCTAGCATTAATTGTATCAAACAAACCGGAACCAGAATCAAAGGTTAAAACAactcttgttgttgctcCTGTGTCTGTTTTGAGGGTATGGAAAGATGAGGCTGCAGTTAAAATTAAGAGGGACGCAAATCTTAAAGTGATAATTTATGGAGGAGGAGAAAACAACATTAATAAATTCAAGACTTGGGAAGATATTGCTCAGTATGATATAGTTCTTGTATCATACCAAACACTTGCTAGCGAGTTAAAAAAACATTGGCCAGCTAGTTGGAAGACTGATGGAAAGCAACCTGATATTCATGCCGTTGATATTAAGTTGATGAAtcaaataaagaaaaagtcTGAATACTTCTCTCCATTCTATCGTAACGAATCAGAATTTTATAGGATTATCTTAGATGAAGCACAGaacatcaaaaacaagaaaacacAGGCAGCTAGGGCTTGTTGCacaatttcatcaacataTAGATGGGCTTTATCTGGTACCccaattcaaaataatATAGATGAGTTATATTCACtattaaaatatttgaggATACCACCATACAATAAAGAGGCCAAATTTCATGCAGATATAGGTGTTGTGttgaacatgaaaaaaGCCCATGACTATAACGATAGCGAAAGGAAACGTGCAATGAAGAAGGTCCAAGTTTTACTCAGAGCTATAATGCTACGTAGAACGAAGACATCACAAATTGATGGAAAGCCTATATTAGAGCTTCcggaaaagaagatattaGAAGTATCTGATAAACTAGAAggcgaagaagaaaaattctACCAAGCACTTGAAGGGAAATCGAAAGAAAAGGCCAAAATCATGCTAGAAAGCAAGCAAAGACAAGGTGCCTATTCGAGTATCTTGACGCTACTATTAAGACTAAGACAAGCCTGCTTACACTCAGAACTAGTGAAGATCGGTGAGTCGAAAGCGGAGAGTGCCAAAATTATCCATGGTAAAGATTTCGAAAAGGACTGGAAACCACTATTCTTCACTGCTAAGAGAATGACACAAGATTCTGCAGTCGTGAACACCATAAATGTCTGCCTAGATGAAATGACATGTCCATTTTGTATGGAGCAGATGGACCTCAACTCCATGGCAATTTTAAGCGCATGCGGTCACTGTTTGTGTACACAATGCGTCGAATCCTTCGTCGATAACGGTAAGTTAGAACCGAACGCCGCTTTCGGGCCTAAAGGTACGAATTCTGTGAATATTCCGTGTCTTGTATGCAAAAAGATGAACAATGACAAACAGATAGTGAGCTACCAGTTATATGATCAAGTAGCCAATCTCGGCTATTCTATCGAAAATTTGAAGTCCGAGTACGACAACGTTGTAGGAGAACAGAAGAGAAGATTGAAAAATGGTTATAAAATTGACTACGAAAACCTCTCCGAGTCAAAAAAGGTCGAAATGTGTTTGGACATTATCAAAAAGGTGGTCGATTCCAACGATGACGAGAAAATTGTGATCTTCTCCCAATTCACCATTTTCTTCGAGATTTTAGGATActtcatcaagaaaaaaCTCAATCTCAACTTCCTCACCTACGATGGAAGTATGTCATCAAGCCAGAGAGGTGCGTGCATCGAAACGTTCTTCCAGGACAAACAGTACAGAATAATGCTCATTTCCATGAAAGCAGGTAACTCCGGTTTAACGCTTACATGCGcaaatcacgtgatccTTGCGGATCCATTTTGGAATCCTTTTGTCGAAGACCAGGCAATGGACAGATGCCACAGAATCTCACAAGAAAGGGAGGTCTATGTCCATCGCTTGTTGATCAAGTCCTCGGTCGAAGACagaattgttgaattgcaaaacaagaaaaaagtcCTTGTCAATTTAGCCATGGATCCAACACAAATTAGAGAGGTCAATAAGttgggaagaagagagctaggtttcttgtttggtTTGAATGCATTAGAGTGAGCCCTACTATGCAAGCCAGAAATAATCCGGCATCCGAGAAACCCATTGGAGTTCGTTACcggtattttttttactcGTTTGTTGACTTTGCTGTATCAGCCGGACTTGTCCTGCAGGGTTTTttcaattgattttttttttttttttttttttttttaaaggaaTACGCCAGGCGAACAGTTGACCgttgggaaaaaaaaggcgaATTAGGGAAAAAAGTTTGTCATCTCGCCATCCCACGCAACTAATGAATGAAAGGACACACCGTTCCTTTCTACTAATAATTAACATTAGATATGTTGTTAAGGTATTTATTTATCTCTGTTctcatatatatttttacatatataagaGGGATAATTATTGTTCAATAATTTTCTCATTCAGACATAGATAGGGTCTGATATACTCACGCAGTTGGAGAGAGTAGTTCTTTTTAGCACTTAACCAAGAAACAACAGGCTATACATAATGGTTTCCTTAACAAAGAGAGTCCTATTTGAGATTATTCCAAACGGTCCAAACGAGACTACGATTACTCTATCTTCTACTACCAACAAAGGGCATTATGTCTCACTAAGACCTTTTGTTAATGGAGAAGGTAAGGAGTTCCCATTTGAATGGGCATTTGGTGGTACTAGTGACACCCTTGAAGTGAGAAAGATTGACGAAAGAAGCAATGGATTGGatttcaacttcaagttTGACACGAATGTCAAGCTAGAAATCCCTGAAACCCATCGCGGTGTGATCAAGACTGTTTTCAAGACTTGGGATGCCGGTCTGGTTGAAGAAACCGGGTCTGTGTTCCCATTTGGCCCAGATGGAGCGGAAGTCAAGTTCAGAGAACTATGGCAACCAATTGATCCAACAAGATTGGAGTTCGTTGAGTTGAGTCACGGAAATGATGTGGACCCTAACGCAACTTCTATTGCTTTACATACTGACAACTCCGAATACGAAGGTTTGGTCGTTATTGTAGGTAACTGGGTGCAAGgtattttgttcaagaaaggCGAAAACACTCTGAAGGGTGTTAACTTGGTGCGTTCCCAAATCGATGCCAATAAGTCGGTCAAAGACTTGTTCAAGTTCGGACCGGATGCTGCCAAGTTCCCCACGGAACTCCTCTTGAAGGAAGGCTCAAAGACCACTTCAAACGGTGTGGAATGGTCCGTGATTGAATCCAACTTATGAAGTAACGCTctcataataatatatcaCGTTTGTAGAAGTAGCAGGAACATCTCATTTTTTGTAAAAACATAGCCAAGTCCTTctcttattcttcttcggGCTTTCACTCTTATGcatctattttttttttttttttttcctttttgaaTAAGGTGATTACATCAATGCTTCTGAACTTGATTGTAGTGTGGGCAAATAGCTCCACTTTTTGAAGCGAAAACGAACATTCCACCTTCTTGGCAGCCATGTACAGATATACGAACGGCTTCGTTAGTTTAGAAGGATGTATATAAACGCATTGCCGATCACTCAGTCAACAATTGACTGTGAACTCATTTAAACAACTTTGATGTGTTCATGGACGAGCTTTTGATTCAAGTTAAGTCTGTTCTGTGGTTTCTAAGTAGCAACAATCGTTATACAACTTCACTACTATCAGAGTAAAAGGTAAGTAAATACTTTTATTACAAGATGGAGCCAGTGTTTTCTAATAGGGTGTCCATCCAATGGGGTGATGAAGCTCCAAAGGAGGACACAAGCACATGGATTTTGACAGCCCCAGATGGGAAATTTGTAGATGCAAGAATTAGTCTAGAGAGTAATGTACCTCAGTGGCTTATTACTGGGAAAGAGGTAGAAATCCCCACGAAGGAAGGATATGAGTTTTCCATCCAGTTTGTACACGAATTGGACTCAGTGCATGGGCAAAATTCGGAGCACAGTGCGGATACAGGGCATTTCAAGACATTGGCAGACAAAAGtagacttgaagaagggGAAATGTACAATGTTGACAGGAAACAGGTTATGAAATACAAAGAGGTGTGGAGGTCCATAGATTCACTACATTCAACACCCGAACATTTAGTAGCGACTAGCGTTAGCAATGGCCTTAAAGCTTCTGAAATTCAGTCATTTATTTGGGAATTACCGGAGGATTCGAAAGGGAATGCCCGCGGAAGACTGATCAAAATTGGCCGGTTTAGCCAGGGAATAGTGGAATATAACGGATCATACCAATGTATAAGAATATTTGACAACAGTGTTGTATACCAGTACGGGTCTAACTTAGAAGAAATATTTGGTCAATTCATGAGAGGGTTGAGTACACGAAATGTGCAATTCCCCTGGAAAAGAGTCTACCCTTAGACTATTACTTACAAAATGCACAAGAAAAGGTTTCTAATTTCGCATACTTTTAAGAGTtattttcaagaacaacaaggGAATGTaattttcattattatgGCAATATAGTTTTGCAGTTACCACCATAtcatatattattatgtaCGCTTATTTACGAATTACTTAAAAAGTATATTTGTTCCAGTTACTAGTTACATGGTTGTCGATACTACTGTTTTAATCCGAATCTACATTGAGATTTGGCATTCTAAtcgattttctttttgctttGGGCTCATTTCTTTAAAGGGTTTCGGAGTTATATGCGAAGAAGGTTAGTAGTAGATATACAATGGTAGATCTACTTTGCTCACATGacaatgaagaaagaactGTAACCAAAGTTTACAagtcaacaacatcaataAAAACTTATCCGATATAGTGTAACGGCTATCACATCACGCTTTCACCGTGGAGACCGGGGTTCGACTCCCCGTATCGGAGTATTGTTTAATAATTTCAAAGCTTCTGAACAGTTGttattgaaattatttttttattttttgagcttttattaaaatatattattacttaTGAAACCATATATAGAGTATCAATAAAAAGTCTGTTGCGTCAACTATCATCTCTAAACCCACATTAGTGACTCTAGATTATGAATCATACCCCTTCCTTCACTTTCATTACCATCTAATATCCATACCTCCTCTAATATACGCTGTTGATCACATGATACAGCGTTCTTGTTCAATCTGTGCACATTGGATAAATCatgaaaatggaaaaacgTCAAAATTTGTTGATAGGTACTATGTGTGATATAATGATACCATTTTTTGGGATCGTTCCTTGGTAATTTTACCGAAACGGTAATGAATTCGAACCCTGTTGAAGACGTGTCGAATAGTTCGGTGACAGCAAACTGAAACTTCTGAACCGCCAGACTAAACTCAAGGCGCCATTTTGTCGTAAGTGTTTGTCTTTGGTCCAGTAATTCACTTGCTTGATAGTTCAACAAAGACACCACATTGCTGATGTTAGAGTCTGTCCTACTATTTTGTGAATTTGCATTTTTGTTATAAGTCAAAGAtgcttccttcttttcatataTAGTGTTCTCAGTAGGGGACGAGAACCCATCCCCATTCTCATCATGGTATTCAATTTTCATACAATTCTTACCAGTTCTTAGCCTTAGAGTAGAAGccgttgaagaaaaagatccCACAGTGTTATAGCAATAATCTACAAATATACCTTCATTTGGATCATGTTCAGCACAATGAACCAATGCAGGCAATTCCATATTTTtaaattgatatatttttttctttcttagcAATAAGTGTATAGCAGCGAGTATGCAATGTTTCTACTCAATAAGTCCGGTGCTTTatccttttttctttctcttggaTCAAATCTTTCAGTTCTGGTTTATTAATCACAATTTGTGACAGTATTATGAAGTTACCAGCAGAAAGATAACTGACGTCGGATTGCGTAacagaaatcaaaatcagagcaaacaccaaaaaaaactaaaacacATAACACTTGTGATTCaataatacaaagaaacaaagaggAGAAACATCGGAAAAACAGGAAGGTAATTGGTACCTTTACGGCGCCCGAATGAGTGCCAGTTTGCAAAATCCGTTCTGATCCTGGTAAAATGTGACACAATAAAGTGTCGCAAACCCGGGTAACAAAATGCATAAcaatctctttttttttttccttcaagtgtttgtttttttttttttttttttttttttttctggaaCTACCGATTGCTAGAAAATAGGACGAAACCGAATATCAGAAAAAGTAGAATaaaagaaggacaagaacTTTACATTGAAGGAAAACGGTATAATAGCCAGcaagctttgaaagagTTAACGAGCTAACTACTTGTATTGATTAATTTGGTAGTTAAGAAACGAAATAGAACACTGCtatttgatttgaaatcTAGGAACCGAGATGGGTGTTTGGTTGTTTATATTTGCTGTTGTAGCCAACTGTGTGAACTTGTTTGCCCAAGTTCATTTTACCATTTTATATGCTGATTTAGAAGCGGACTACATTAACCCAATTGAATTATGTTCTAAGGTAAACAAATTGATTCTTCCTGAAGCCGTACTACAAGGTGTTATCTCcatattgtttttgttgaatggATATTGGTTTGTATTCTTGATTAACCTGGGAGTTCTTGCCTACAATGTGAACAAATTCTACAACAAGCAGCAACTATTGGATGCTACTGAAATTTTCAGAACTTTAGGTAAACATAAGAGAGAatctttcatcaaattgGCGTTctatttgttcttgttcttcttctacttgTACAGAATGATCATGGCTTTAATTGCAGCCAGCGAGTAATTCGATGAACCAAGATTGCCAAGTAAAAGGGAATACTACCCACACATAAGCTATATCCTTTTTTTGACTCCCCCTATcaccaatttttttcttcttctgtaaaGTCTAATCAACGAGACGTCTGTCGTTTGTGAATGGACGTAAGGGCTTATTGTAATCAAGAATGTGCTGACCAGTAGGAGACTTGAACTTTCTGTATcaaatgaaatgaattTATCTATtaactactactactactactactattacaCTGTTCCAAATAcgaaaaaaattaaaatgaACCAACCCCACTCATACAAGCATAAAGAAGGGGAGAAGTATTATTAATACATTATACATTACAAACACATATCAGTGTACGACTAGCATATAGTTTGAGATTTAActtagttagttagttagtcAGTCAGTTAGTCAGTCAGTTTGTTATATTTTGTATGCCTTCGTTAAGCTTTCGTAACTCTGATAAGAGCCCTGATTTGGAGTTAGGGTCAATCTTCGCGGTATCCGGAGGCAAGTTCCGATTACTTGACTCCTCGTCTGGATTCCTTTGCAGCATGATAAGCTCATTGATGCGTTTAAAGTTATCCAGTACTACTTGGTTTTGGGCGACAGCCAATTGAGGTTCCTCATATGTGGTAGCGGAGCTTCTAACTTGTAGAAGTGACTGGGATAATGAGTTCTTGAGCAATGAGATTTGCTTCAGTCTATACACCAAGTCATTGTTTGAAAGGTTGAGGTCCGATAGCGTTGAGAGGTCCTGGACGCACTGTTGCAGGAACCGCTGAAGGATTTTAATCTCAagcttcagcttcagtTTGAGTCTTGCAGAGCCTGCTCTGCGAAACTGCGAAATCCTGTCTTCGATAGTTGACTGGAGCACCGTTTCCAGCAGCCTTCGCAACACATCGATGGTAGCCATCGAAGTGAGAGGTGTGGATAGCTGCGGCAGAGTCATATGCTCAAACCGCGCGAGGTCCACTTCCACTGGCTGCTCCGGCAacatcacgtgatcatCAGAACCGTACTCGTCTGCTTGAAAATTCCCTAGGTCTGGGGCATCATCGCCCAGCTCTGGCATTTCATCTTGCTCTTGCTCGTATACTGGGTCCAGTTCCGGTTCCCGCTCTGGTtcctgctgctgctgctgctgctcttgctcttgctcttgttcttgctCGATAACCACATCGTAATCAATAGTGCGCGATGCGCTACCACGTAGCCGGTAAAGCAGCTTCAAATGCCGCTGTCTCAATTCATCCGTCTCTCTCACACTCATAATCCTATCTTTGCCGCGCGAACACACTGTTCCAGTGTTTGTTGAACCGAATAAAACCGAATCCAGCACCGTATATCTGATCTACTTCACTACATTCACCATTAAATGCTGGATGTTAGTTGTTTAATGCCATTACCGAAGTTAGCTAAGCTACACAGAGTAAGGGAATTCACGAAAatcgaaatcaaaaaaaaaacacaaacgaACACCACGTGAAACACACGTGACTACATTTTCCTCTGTTTTTGTGTGTTTCCCAATTCTGTGGGTTTTCATCTTATTTTTTCCGGTTTcttgcttttcttttcccGTCCGGTCTCCCCTTGTTCTGTTTCTGCCCCTCCAGAACGGACGCTTGCCCGCCCTGTTTCAGCCTGGTACCGATCGCGAATGTGGCTACGCGGGTTCCGCGGCCTTAGCCGGCGGACGGCTCTAGACTGGACTGGACTGGGCTAGCCTAGACATAGACTAGCCTAGATTAGACTACGCTTGGTTAGGGCAATGGACCTAGGCAATTAAATGCCAGGGTCTGTGTGTGGCTGGACTGGACCGGGTTGGACCGGGCTGGGCCTGTTCCCAGTCCCCAGCCTCCAGTCCCCAGTCCCTAGTCCCTAGTCCCCCCTGCCCTTACTGATTCGGATTCGAATCCGATCCCCCATCCCATCATCACTCAGCAAATATACGTCTCGACTCGGAAGTTCCTCCACACTCCATTCCCTACACCCGCCACTGGGCAGCAGCGCCAAACTCTCTTCCACCGGACTGGACTTAATGCCCAGTGCAAAACGTacataatttttttttttttatttgatatttgttGTCCTTCGCCTTCGCCCTCGCCATTTTTCGCTGTTTCTCGCTTTTCTTTAAATAGAAACCTACTTCCTCCCACTCACTTTTTCGCAGCAAGCCAACCAACAAACTTGATCCTTGGAACGTCCTGTACTACAGGAAAATGTCGGCGTTGTTACGCGGCGTGTTCTATGGCGTGGAAACGACGATGCCCCCCATGCACAAAACGAAAATACACGCTTTGCTTCCTCACCATTGTCTACCACCCACTCGAGATGCCTTTGCCCAAGAGCATTCCCAAGCGCATACCATGCATACCCATGGGAATACCAGTATTCCAAAAAAACTGTTTTGTTGGCTACACTACTTATCAACATGCAGCCTGTCCGTAGTTTATTTGCTTAATTTTCTTGTGCTGTGTGTGagtgttgtttttttttattatttttattatttttggcTTCCTTCGATGACGTAGACCAATCGTGTCAGCAGGAAGTATTTGGTTTACAGGAAGCAAAAGCAGAAACACTAGCACAAGCCTTTAGTAtcatattatatatatgtatatatagcCGACCATACCGGTGATTCCACTTTGCTCTTTGCACTAGAGATCAGAGACAGAGCTGGGGTCTCAACTGCAGTAGCATCCTGTCCTAAACACAATAATAGGTTTTTCATAAGAAGCCAAAACCCCCACTCTCTGAAGAGTTATTTGTTCTGGTCTATCCTGCTTCCGTTTCACATAAGCGAGTTTCCTTCAATAGCACactattgttttttttttttttttttttttaatttcattttatttcattttgtttccttCTCGTTTTCCCATCCTTTCTTTTGATCTGCTCTCTTTCTCGCAACGGATACTCATCAATCCAGCTCAATTCAATTTGATctattttaatttttaatcTAATTGCTTGTGCGCGCGCGTTGACTAAATTAGCTAGCTAACTACCTAACTAGTtgcattttttgttttttgttttttggaCTGGCATTGCCATTGCTCATCGTATTTGATTTCGGGTTTGGTATTTTGgattaatattatttttttcccacACACTCTCACCACTGGTGACTACTATTACACTTGGCAAATATCAAAGCAAACCTTTACTTCGCACTACGGTATATAAGGtttgatttgaaagagaaagtcCGACACCCACATAAACAAGACGCGAGGGTAGTTTATTcgattttatttttgggtTCCACCATTTGATCATACTACTAAGGATAGGGTATAGAGTAAACATAAAAGCTCTTGCgattattataattattactCTTCGGTTTCCTTGTTCCCCAGCATTTTAGACATTCTactctaatttttttttttattttttcgtttttgtttttgcttTTGTGACGTTGCGGCATCGCGATCgatcctttttttttttcctctccaagtttgatcttttgatcttttgatcttttttcGTACTGATCTGCTTCAACATTGCGACCGCAGCAGAGTCCGAGAATTTTTGAGTTGTAGAAGTATACACGACACCAGGCATCCTAGCGAACTGTGTGCTGTATTGTATCATATAccccagaaaaaaaaaagagaacacACACTATATCAAGTGACACGCCATACCGACGGACGTCTTCCTTCTgtatttcattttcattttcatttagACTTAATTGTCAGTGTGATtcatatattattatattattattgctCATCGCATCACATTGCACAGACACTAACACAGACACAGACTGAATAACAGCGattaagaagaagaaatgccTGTTATCCCAGCACCACCAAGTACGACCCTACAGTCTTCGAACGAACTCCCACGGACACTATGGATGGGCGATCTAGACCCGGGTTTCGATGAACTCATAATTGTATCCATATGGATGAGTCTTGGAAAGTCCGTGAAGGTGAAACTCATCAAGAGCAAGACCAATGCCTTGATTCCGATCAATACGGCGTCGAATTCGAACTCGAATAGCGCATCGAGTAGCGCCTTGGAAATCAACGGCGTCTCATTCATTGACCCAAACAAGACCAATTTGCATCATGCGGGCTACTGCTTTGTCGAGTTCGAGTCGTTTGAAGATGCCCAACAGGGATTATCGTTGAATGCGACGCCGATTCCGAACATTCCATGCAATACAACTTCTTCGAAAAGGACTAATGACGATGGGAAGCGCAAATTCAGGCTAAATTGGGCCAACGGAGCGACGCTACATTCGACTATCGTGCCCACGCCGGAGTTCTCGTTGTTTGTCGGGGACTTATCGCCGTTTGCCACTGAAGCTGATTTACTATCTTTGTTCCAAACGAAGTACAACAGTGTGAAAACTGTGAGAGTGATGACTGATCCTATAACGGGGGCCTCGCGATGCTTTGGGTTCGTCAGGTTTGCGAACGAATCCGAAAGGAGAAACGCTCTAATAGGGATGAACGGGGTTCAGTTCCAGGGTAGGCAGTTACGCGTTGCGTATGCTACGCCAAGAAATAACGTACCTCAGCAACATCTGTCCAATAACATATCCCAAGGTCAACCACAATCCCAGGCACAGTCTCAGTCTCAGTctcaacaaaaccaaaaccaaaaccaaaacaagcatcatcatcaagcccaagcccaagcccaATCCCAATCCCAATCCCAATcccaagcccaagcccaagcccTAGCCCGAGCTCACGCCCAAGCCGTAGcccaagctcaagctcaagccCAGGCTCAGGCTCAGGCTCACTATCACGCCCAGCAACAAGCACAACAGGCGCAGACTCAGGCCCAACACCAACAACTGTTACACCTGCACCAACTAacacagcagcaacaacaacaacaacaacaacaacaacagcaacagcagcagcagcagcaacaacaacatctgCGGCAAAGCCAACTGCAGTTTCACAATCAGCAGATGGCCTCACAACAACAccccaacaacaacagcaccTCCACCAACCAGGTCATAAACCCCATGTTGAACCAGACTGCCCCAATGCTTTTGGACACTGCCAACGTTATCGTTTCGTTGCAAATGCCCTCAGCTTCGAATAACTCGGATGGTCTAGATCGTATGAACACAGGCTCCACGTCGGTTACAACATCTACCACCTCAGCACCAACTCCTGCTATAACCTCGAACAGCACAGGTATCGGCAGCCCCACGATCTCAAGTATTAGCAAcagcatcaacaacaacgcAAGTCACAGCAATGTGAGTATTTTTAATGAACATTCcccaatttcttcaacaaccaCAACTGCAACTGCAACATCAACGTACACCGGTAACGGTAATACTAATGCATTTAACAATCACTACCAGCATTA
The Kluyveromyces marxianus DMKU3-1042 DNA, complete genome, chromosome 1 DNA segment above includes these coding regions:
- the NGR1 gene encoding RNA recognition motif domain-containing protein — protein: MPVIPAPPSTTLQSSNELPRTLWMGDLDPGFDELIIVSIWMSLGKSVKVKLIKSKTNALIPINTASNSNSNSASSSALEINGVSFIDPNKTNLHHAGYCFVEFESFEDAQQGLSLNATPIPNIPCNTTSSKRTNDDGKRKFRLNWANGATLHSTIVPTPEFSLFVGDLSPFATEADLLSLFQTKYNSVKTVRVMTDPITGASRCFGFVRFANESERRNALIGMNGVQFQGRQLRVAYATPRNNVPQQHLSNNISQGQPQSQAQSQSQSQQNQNQNQNKHHHQAQAQAQSQSQSQSQAQAQALARAHAQAVAQAQAQAQAQAQAHYHAQQQAQQAQTQAQHQQLLHLHQLTQQQQQQQQQQQQQQQQQQQQQHLRQSQLQFHNQQMASQQHPNNNSTSTNQVINPMLNQTAPMLLDTANVIVSLQMPSASNNSDGLDRMNTGSTSVTTSTTSAPTPAITSNSTGIGSPTISSISNSINNNASHSNVSIFNEHSPISSTTTTATATSTYTGNGNTNAFNNHYQHYHNNNNNNNNITPPSTTVFVGGLNPNVNELQLFNLFKAFGTITDIKVPPGKQCGFVTFNQRVEAEAAINGVQGFVLMGSPIRLSWGRLNPATSTPPSENNSAALSSSFLYV